One Mycobacterium sp. SMC-4 DNA window includes the following coding sequences:
- a CDS encoding MCE family protein, translated as MNYRGALVGLSLFMAVAMTLTWLVYVTLRRDVAGPTVPYAAMFTDVFGLREGDDVRMAGVRVGRVEKIELQGDLAKVSFVVQSDQQVLGTTVASVTYQNIVGQRYLGLSLGRTGDPGPLPPDSVIPLERSDPSFDVTTLLNGYEPLFSLLNPRDADNLTRGVIESLQGDESAIFALVNQTSELTESFAGRDEELGAVITDLNTVMANLAQHNDSLDQVVTEVQSVVSTFDRQRPALVASTGSLARVMTQLSEITDEVYPSLNELVQREPGFAQHLVSIEPQLAFTGGNLPLLLKGFARITGDGAYANAYGCDLNATGFFPGLNDVTPIIVDAATPGNKARYTPKCRNMANG; from the coding sequence ATGAATTACCGCGGTGCGCTGGTGGGGCTGTCGCTCTTCATGGCCGTGGCGATGACGTTGACGTGGTTGGTCTATGTCACCCTGCGCCGTGACGTCGCGGGACCCACAGTGCCGTACGCGGCGATGTTCACCGACGTGTTCGGCCTTCGCGAGGGTGACGATGTGCGGATGGCCGGTGTACGGGTCGGTCGTGTCGAAAAGATCGAGCTGCAGGGCGATCTGGCGAAGGTCTCGTTCGTCGTGCAGAGCGACCAGCAGGTGCTCGGTACCACGGTGGCGTCGGTGACCTACCAGAACATCGTCGGGCAACGCTATCTCGGCCTGTCGCTAGGACGAACCGGCGATCCGGGACCGCTGCCGCCCGACAGTGTGATCCCGCTCGAACGCTCCGACCCGTCCTTCGACGTGACGACGCTGCTCAACGGCTATGAACCGTTGTTCAGTTTGCTCAATCCGCGCGATGCCGACAATCTCACCCGGGGTGTCATCGAGTCGCTGCAGGGTGACGAATCCGCGATCTTCGCCTTGGTCAACCAGACGTCTGAGTTGACCGAATCGTTCGCCGGTCGCGACGAGGAACTCGGTGCGGTGATCACCGATCTGAACACCGTGATGGCCAACCTGGCTCAGCACAACGACAGTCTCGACCAGGTCGTGACCGAGGTGCAGTCGGTGGTGTCGACCTTCGATCGACAGCGTCCCGCGCTGGTGGCCTCGACCGGATCGCTGGCGAGGGTGATGACCCAGCTCTCGGAGATCACCGATGAGGTGTACCCGTCACTGAACGAACTGGTGCAACGCGAGCCGGGTTTCGCTCAGCACCTGGTGAGCATCGAACCGCAGCTGGCATTCACCGGCGGCAATTTGCCGCTGTTGCTCAAGGGATTTGCCCGGATCACCGGTGACGGGGCGTACGCCAACGCCTACGGGTGTGATCTCAATGCCACCGGTTTCTTCCCCGGCCTCAACGACGTCACGCCGATCATCGTGGACGCCGCGACACCGGGCAACAAAGCCAGATACACCCCCAAGTGCAGGAACATGGCCAATGGCTGA
- a CDS encoding MCE family protein, whose product MAETQRVRRRPLEERSKLGLGIIAVAVVAVLVAALLLVRAADVGYRHFTAQFLQAAALQPGNPVTVAGIPVGEVTSMKLAGDHVEARFTVRNDVALGQDSRAIIKVTTILGSRYLALQPAGEGSLPDARFDLAHTEVPYDLQEALTDVATTYEQVDSDKFAESLSVLGQQLQGLPAIVPQAMQNTHTLSTIIADRRDQLGALLETTEVVSTTLRRQQANIASMVRQGNDLVGEFVVRRASFHAMMDAITNLVQMLSDLVIDDRAELEALLVDVRELSGMLGQHDDLVRSILQTAPVALRGLANATGSGNAVDFNVANGLLIDSWMCAISGRAKQFEMIQYLKNCK is encoded by the coding sequence ATGGCTGAAACTCAGAGGGTTCGCCGGCGACCGCTGGAGGAGCGCAGCAAGCTCGGGCTCGGGATCATCGCGGTCGCGGTGGTGGCTGTGCTGGTCGCGGCGCTGCTGCTGGTCAGGGCGGCCGATGTCGGCTACCGACATTTCACCGCGCAGTTCCTGCAGGCCGCGGCGCTACAGCCGGGCAACCCGGTCACCGTCGCCGGTATCCCGGTCGGCGAGGTGACGTCGATGAAACTGGCCGGCGATCATGTCGAGGCGCGCTTCACGGTGCGCAATGACGTTGCACTCGGCCAAGATTCGCGGGCGATCATCAAGGTCACCACCATTCTGGGTTCGCGGTACCTCGCGCTGCAGCCCGCCGGCGAGGGATCGCTGCCCGACGCCCGGTTCGACCTGGCGCACACCGAGGTTCCATACGACCTACAGGAAGCTCTGACCGATGTCGCCACCACCTACGAACAAGTCGACTCCGACAAGTTTGCCGAGTCGCTGAGCGTCTTGGGGCAGCAGCTGCAGGGCCTGCCGGCGATCGTGCCGCAGGCGATGCAGAACACCCATACCCTCTCGACGATCATCGCCGATCGCCGCGACCAACTCGGCGCGTTGTTGGAGACCACCGAGGTGGTCAGCACCACGCTGCGACGTCAACAAGCCAATATCGCCAGCATGGTGCGGCAGGGCAACGATCTGGTCGGCGAGTTCGTCGTCCGCCGCGCCTCGTTTCACGCGATGATGGACGCGATCACCAACCTCGTCCAGATGCTCAGTGATCTCGTCATCGACGACCGTGCCGAGCTGGAAGCGCTATTGGTCGACGTCCGCGAGCTGTCCGGCATGCTCGGCCAGCACGACGATCTGGTCCGCAGCATCCTGCAGACGGCCCCGGTCGCGCTGCGCGGTCTGGCCAATGCCACCGGCAGCGGGAATGCGGTCGACTTCAACGTCGCCAATGGGCTGCTCATCGATTCGTGGATGTGCGCGATCAGTGGTCGTGCCAAACAGTTCGAGATGATCCAGTACCTGAAGAACTGCAAGTGA
- a CDS encoding MCE family protein yields MAGRARTILATMLVAALPVSGCATEGLASLPLPAPTGGSGGYTLTAVFSNALNLPAMAKVRLGGADIGQLESMVARNYTAVTTLRIQEGVQLPQGSTAELRSATPLGDVFVSIRPPSDAPAGGPLLGDGDTIGIESTAAAATVESVLSSAAILVNGGAVRNFTNIINGLGKATGDQGQAFGDLIRKTNNTLGTLNARSEQISTAMTETSRLVGQLDAKNDALGELMEAAGPATTTLAAHTDQIAELVVQLGDTSDQLRKFPSIAGTDTSGRSVIADANTIADAWNDVVLEPDATLYSLNRLMPPLIKSSTSNAIAVRASIDRLVLGSIPDIGFTGDPGLHGPKRYNWHQLVGSIQYTLFRLQERIVGKGPGVPQLPVLPSPTEPGQIVTVPGTAEPPPGPQAPPASIWVPPPTPASQAPPGPGIPGPAVPAAPAPGPAPLLPAEAPQ; encoded by the coding sequence ATGGCGGGCCGGGCGAGAACGATTTTGGCGACCATGTTGGTCGCAGCACTGCCGGTGTCGGGCTGTGCCACCGAAGGATTGGCGAGTCTGCCGCTGCCGGCCCCGACGGGGGGGTCGGGGGGATACACGCTGACCGCCGTGTTCTCCAACGCGCTCAATCTGCCGGCGATGGCGAAGGTCCGGCTCGGCGGTGCCGACATCGGCCAGCTGGAGTCGATGGTGGCCCGCAACTACACGGCGGTGACAACGCTGCGGATCCAGGAGGGCGTGCAGCTGCCGCAGGGCAGTACTGCCGAGTTGCGCTCCGCCACCCCGTTGGGCGACGTGTTCGTCTCGATCCGCCCGCCCAGCGACGCGCCGGCCGGCGGACCGCTGCTCGGAGACGGCGACACCATCGGAATCGAATCCACCGCGGCCGCAGCCACTGTGGAGTCGGTGCTCAGTTCGGCGGCGATTCTGGTCAACGGTGGAGCGGTACGCAACTTCACCAACATCATCAACGGTCTGGGCAAGGCGACCGGTGACCAGGGCCAGGCGTTCGGCGACCTGATCCGAAAGACGAACAACACGCTGGGAACCCTCAATGCGCGTTCCGAGCAGATCTCCACAGCGATGACCGAGACGTCGCGGTTGGTCGGCCAGCTCGACGCCAAGAACGATGCTCTCGGTGAGCTGATGGAGGCGGCCGGGCCGGCCACCACCACGCTGGCCGCGCACACCGATCAGATCGCCGAACTGGTGGTCCAGCTCGGTGACACCTCCGATCAGCTACGCAAGTTCCCTTCGATCGCCGGCACCGACACCAGTGGTCGCAGCGTCATCGCTGATGCCAACACGATCGCCGATGCCTGGAATGACGTGGTGCTCGAACCCGATGCGACACTGTATTCGCTGAACCGGCTGATGCCCCCGCTGATCAAGTCCTCGACCAGTAACGCCATTGCGGTGCGCGCCAGCATCGACCGGTTGGTCCTCGGGTCGATCCCTGACATCGGGTTCACCGGCGATCCCGGCCTGCACGGACCCAAGCGCTACAACTGGCACCAGCTGGTCGGCTCTATCCAGTACACGCTTTTCCGGTTACAGGAGCGGATCGTCGGCAAGGGGCCGGGGGTACCGCAGCTGCCGGTCCTGCCCAGCCCGACCGAGCCCGGGCAGATCGTCACCGTGCCAGGCACCGCGGAGCCGCCGCCGGGCCCGCAGGCGCCGCCGGCGTCGATATGGGTACCGCCGCCGACCCCCGCGTCGCAGGCGCCTCCGGGGCCCGGGATACCGGGTCCGGCTGTCCCCGCAGCCCCGGCCCCTGGCCCCGCGCCGCTGCTGCCTGCCGAGGCACCGCAATGA
- a CDS encoding MCE family protein, producing the protein MSARTKVMTLIAVIGVIVVVIAAVGISYASDRLNTISVTAQFDSAAGLYEGNTVAVLGMPVGKVTKIVPKGGYVEVEFTVDGDVPVPADAQAVTISNSILTDRQIELTPPYRGDGPTLQNNDTIGLHRTRTPVEFAQVLDVLDKLSTSLRGDGKGNGPIGDVVDASAAIVDGNGQQMKDALGELSNALRLSSNRGAVTRDQLTAIIRNVSTLFEAAADNDATLREFGSSIRQLSQVLADENFGTGSTGRKINDVIDQLGEVLDTHRDAVKDIVASGDTALTTAVDHQRDLAEFLDVAPLTLDNIYNAIDRTNGSVRVHLLIDKVLFDTQTVKEMCNMMGLRQLGCSTGTLQDFGPDFGLSYVLDGLAAMGQK; encoded by the coding sequence ATGAGCGCGCGGACGAAAGTCATGACGCTGATCGCCGTCATCGGTGTCATCGTCGTCGTGATCGCCGCGGTGGGGATCTCCTACGCATCAGACCGGCTCAATACCATCTCGGTCACCGCGCAGTTCGACAGTGCGGCCGGGCTTTACGAAGGCAACACGGTTGCGGTGCTGGGGATGCCGGTGGGCAAGGTCACCAAGATCGTGCCCAAGGGTGGATATGTCGAGGTCGAATTCACCGTCGACGGCGACGTCCCGGTGCCGGCCGATGCGCAGGCGGTGACCATATCGAACTCGATCCTGACCGACCGGCAGATCGAGCTGACGCCGCCCTATCGGGGGGACGGGCCGACGCTGCAGAACAACGATACGATCGGGCTGCATCGCACCCGGACCCCGGTGGAGTTCGCGCAGGTTCTCGACGTGCTCGACAAGCTGTCCACTTCGCTGCGTGGAGACGGTAAGGGCAACGGACCGATCGGCGATGTGGTCGATGCCAGTGCTGCCATCGTCGACGGCAACGGTCAGCAGATGAAGGACGCTCTCGGTGAACTGTCGAATGCGCTGCGGCTCAGCTCCAATCGCGGTGCGGTCACCCGCGATCAGCTGACCGCGATCATCCGTAACGTCAGCACGTTGTTCGAAGCGGCAGCCGACAACGACGCCACGCTGCGTGAGTTCGGTTCCAGCATCCGGCAGCTGAGCCAGGTGCTCGCCGATGAGAACTTCGGGACCGGCAGCACCGGCCGGAAGATCAACGACGTGATCGATCAGTTGGGCGAGGTGCTCGACACCCACCGGGACGCGGTCAAAGACATCGTCGCCAGCGGCGATACTGCGCTGACGACCGCGGTGGACCATCAGCGCGACCTCGCCGAGTTCCTCGACGTGGCTCCGCTGACGCTGGACAACATCTACAACGCGATTGACCGGACCAACGGTTCGGTACGGGTCCATCTGCTCATCGACAAGGTGCTGTTCGACACCCAGACCGTCAAAGAGATGTGCAACATGATGGGCCTGCGTCAGCTCGGTTGTAGCACTGGGACTCTGCAGGACTTCGGTCCGGACTTCGGGTTGAGCTATGTCCTCGATGGACTCGCGGCGATGGGGCAGAAGTGA